Proteins from a genomic interval of Capsicum annuum cultivar UCD-10X-F1 chromosome 4, UCD10Xv1.1, whole genome shotgun sequence:
- the LOC107867644 gene encoding uncharacterized protein At4g08330, chloroplastic, which translates to METSCGYLNYHQNSSFGSSRRDVSYSCGSCGYELNLNSSSRNTASIGSKYGKSIKKGMISFLSIDESRFTQVDEFKCVPFFFSKRSWGLFQRRTKLQCRKCGNDIGIAYDDSASSYPLVADASDTASGSEITTHRKYDIKIRSLQPSSSVSGLVGGFVQFSCYASRKRWASALLRNVVCTLYIRTRLSMRCGLEAATLAFLIFYCVFKCNLNHQVIF; encoded by the exons ATGGAAACTTCATGTGGGTATCTGAATTATCATCAAAATTCCTCGTTTGGTTCTTCTAGAAGAGACGTCTCTTACAG CTGTGGCAGTTGTGGGTATGAGTTAAACCTCAACTCGTCTAGTCGCAATACTGCTTCCATTGGTTCCAAGTACGGAAAATCAATCAAGAAAGGAATGATTTCCTTCTTGTCCATTGATGAGAGCAGATTTACCCAGGTTGATGAATTCAAGTGTGTGCCTTTCTTTTTCTCCAAACGTTCTTGGGGCTTGTTCCAGCGCCGAACAAAACTTCAGTGCCGAAAATGTGGTAATGATATAGGAATTGCTTATGATGATAGTGCTTCATCATACCCACTTGTAGCTGATGCATCAGATACAGCCTCTGGCAGTGAAATAACCACCCATAGAAAATACGATATCAAAATCCGCTCCTTGCAACCGTCTTCATCAGTATCGG GTTTGGTTGGAGGATTTGTACAATTTTCTTGCTATGCATCTCGCAAGAGGTGGGCAAGCGCTCTCTTGAGGAATGTGGTTTGTACTTTGTACATAAGAACACGACTGTCAATGAGGTGTGGACTTGAAGCAGCTACGTTAGCATTTCtgattttttattgtgtttttaaatGTAACCTAAATCATCAGGTAATCTTCTGA